The nucleotide window AACCGCAAACTTCCTCAGATACAACAACGACTGTCGGCGTCTCGTCATCAGAACCGCAAACTTCCTCAGATACAACAACGACTGTCGGCGTGTCGTCATCAGAACCACCAACTTCCTCTGATATAACAACGACTATCGACGTCTCGTCATCAGAACCGCAAACTTCCTCGGATGCAACAACGACTGTCGGCGTGTGGAACTTCCTCTGATACAACAGACTCCTCCGtgagcacaacagcaacaactaccgACTAAACATCTCCGCGCTTCTTCCTTCCTTCACTCTTCCTGTTGAGTATCGATGCAAATTCTGAATTTGAATGGTAAAATTGCACAGAAACCTCTATATATTAACCCATACTACATACTAATACTGAAAATGATAATATCGTTTATTTTTTGCGTAAACCAGGGCAATGTGTTAGAGTTTTACGAAAGTTCATAGCCGTTTTGTAGTAGTTTATACTCATCACGCtccgaaaaataaaatatatcacttTTAGTAAAGAATATAGAACTCTGAAAACTTATTCCGTTAGATACAGCTAATAATCTGAAGGGTCTTTTGATCTATAGTATATTTTTCTGGACATTATCTTCCTCTACGATCACAAATGTGTGACTTTAATTTATGATCTCAAAACAATATCAATTCCTAGAACTGGAAATCAACTAATTTCATCTTCCTGATAATTTTGACACCTGTATAttaagtataatttattttcgtgtcaaaaataaaatttagaaaaggaATAAACAAAaccttaaaaaattcatatacataaatattcagATTTCGATAACCAACAGATAAGAGAAATTCTAGGAAATAAATGTGGTGAGCACAGGTGTGGAAATAAGtttatgcaataaatttaaacacCCTTAGCGCTATACGGCCCACGGCTTACTATCGGAAGAATGTAATTGACGTcctccaaaaaaaattgcaatcatTGTGAAAATACACACTCATGCAAACACGTGCCAACTTCCTATAATTATTCAATAAGCCGAGAAAGTCATGACACTTTCATGCAAAAGCacaaaaactcaaattatttactattattaacTGTTTTTGCTGCTTGAAGTGCTCCACAAGTGATAAGAGACAGCAAaacgaaatcaaaacaaaaagcagaattttatttatttagggaTTTCCACAAAGTAACATTATTCAtcgtatttatttgtgtttttgcaattgttgttacCGTTATTTTGCTTATCACAGTGCTCTAATGTGCCTACTATTCGAGGGTGTTAtctctgttaaaaataaaatagtttgaaaGTGCTTGTGATAAAGcggttatttaataattatatataaaaagctGAATTTCAACAAGAAATTAACAGAACGAACGATGAAGTGTGCATGGAAAGTGCTAGCAGTCTGTCTGCTGCTGCAAAGTGTAAGTTCAAGCTAATCGATGTATTTTGCGAAGGAGCACATTAGTAATACTAACCCATTTTACAGGTTTGCGGTTATCTGCCGCTGAATAACGAATCAGAAATCCCTGAAGGTGCCAAAATATTAAAGGAGAATGCCGAAACTCTATTCGGTGCGATATTCAATCCGACACAACGCAAAGAATTATCCATAAGTAATACCATAGATCAGGACATACTGCAGGAAGTATGCGCCGATTTATATGTCGGACAAGTGGAAAGTATTATGTATGTTGGTGGCTATGGCATTAGGAACTGTGTGCGAATCAATAACTTCCTGatggaaatttatatgaagTTGTATGGAGTTGAGCAAATACAGCAACAATTCTTGGAAGGCATTCAACAGTGCTCGGTGGAGTTCTCAACCAGCGCTGAAGTGAAATGCTACACCAATTTGGTAAGTGATTTTGAATGCCGCGTTGGAGATAAAGGGCTATAATTATACgaaacatttcttttatttgcagATCTCCCAACTATTCCGAGAACTGAATTCTGTTTCGGAAGATATACCTCACAGTGAGCAAGTTTGCTTAGGTTTTAAACTGCAACAAATGTTGCGCAAATTGGCAAAAGCTGCCACAAAATATGAACGATGCCTTTCAATTAATAGTTCGAACAATTCTACGCAACCGCCAGTAGTGAGACCTACATGGGTTCCACCACAATGGAACTCAACCTGGGCACCACCACAATGGAACTCAACATGGGCTCCACCACAATGGAATACAACTTGGGCGCCACCGATCTGGAACTCCACATGGGCTCCACCACAATGGAACTCAACTTGGGCATCACCACAGTGGAACTCAACTTGGGCTCCACCACAATGGAATACTACTTGGGCGCCACCACAATGGAACTCAACTTGGGCACCACCACAGTGGAACTCAACTTGGGCTCCACCACAATGGAATACTACTTGGGCGCCACCACAATGGAACTCAACTTGGGCACCACCACAGTGGAACTCAACATGGGCTCCACCTAATTGGAATAGTACATGGGCTCCACCACAATGGAATACTACTTGGGCGCCACCACAGTGGAACTCAACATGGGCTCCACCACAATGGAATACAACTTGGGCGCCACCGATCTGGAACTCCACATGGGCTCCACCACAATGGAACTCAACTTGGGCACCACCACAGTGGAACTCAACTTGGGCACCACCTAATTGGAATAGTACTTGGGCACCACCACAATGGAACTCAACATGGGCTCCACCACAATGGAATACAACTTGGGCGCCACCGATCTGGAACTCAACTTGGGCACCACCACAGTGGAACTCAACTTGGGCTCCACCACAATGGAATACTACTTGGACTCCACCTCAATGGAACTCAACTTGGGCACCACCTAATTGGAATAGTACTTGGGCACCACCACAATGGAACTCAACATGGGCTCCACCACAATGGAATACTACTTGGGCGCCACCGATCTGGAACTCCACATGGGCTCCACCACAATGGAACTCAACTTGGGCACCACCACAGTGGAACTCAACTTGGGCTCCGCCACAATGGAACTCAACTTGGGCATCACCTAATTGGAATAGTACTTGGGCACCACCGATCTGGAACTCCACATGGGCTCCACCACAATGGAACTCAACATGGGCATCACCACAGTGGAACTCAACTTGGGCACCACCACAATGGAATTCGACCTGGACCCCACCACAGTGGAACACAACTGAAGCAACACCTCAATGGAACACAACTTCTGATGGAAATAGTACCCAGGCATCACTCAATACAACAGAGAGTACACAAATTTCAGTGACTACTGAAAGCAATGCTGAAATTGGAAGTCAGCCTTGGGGGAGAAAAATCTGGCACaagattgaaaatattttccattagtcgtcattaaatatgcatatagtTTAGCAGTTCTTTAAGAAAAACTGTAACAATTCTAAGCCAAATGGCTATCtagaatttttgaagaaataaatataaatcaaaaataaattaaaaaaagtaatatgttatttaccattttatactgaggaaaaaattaatttgacaatGTAGTTCGGTGTAAAATGTTGGTGATGATGGTGTTATTTGAAATAGAAATAACTCGAGTTAACAAAGGTATAACCCCATTATTTCGATAAGCTCTAAGTGGGCCAGGCAGTGACCTAGTCCTCCGTTTTCCAATGATAAGAGATAAAGATAAGAGATAAAGATAAAATCTTTTAATGTTTACAATGTTATCGTTTAATATGGCAAGATGTGAAATTCGCGAACAGAACGCTAGACTAACAAATCGATTGGTTCCATTTCCAATATGCTTGCGCTGGACCCATATTAAACCAGTATAAATCAGTCAACAACTTGATGCGATAAAATCGCTGTCCTGAAATTCAGGTCTCAACCGTTAGGCGAAGTTTTCGTTCATAAATTCTATTTCTACTACTAATCTTCGCAGAATCGATCTATATTAATAACCTAGTTCAGGGGATCCAACCCCGAGATATTAGTTACTACAGTTAATTTTTCTGAAATCCCAGACCTCTATGTAAGCCATGCTAATTATCAGAAAGAAACGTCTACAAATGACGTCAAGTGGtgttttcaaaagaaaaatttaatgccTGAAAATTAGTTAGATATTAGTTAAATTAGTTAgatagaaatttatataaaccCACTCACAATGCAAGCACAACTTCGAATAGTtcaacaattatataaaaatatttcagctaTTAATCAGACAGCTTTCTAATTTCCGTCTAAGTAAAACCCACTTGGCACCCCTCGAACCCACTTAATGCCACACTTGTTGACCGTTACGAACCGGATGTGGGTAATTTGCTTCAATCATATTATTGAGATAAGAAAACCGTACAGTTGTTTTGAGTTTGCAATAATTGAAAGTTCTACTTCCGAATGTTTATGCTTTCATACCTTATCGCCAATTCCACTTAAGGTTTCGGAAACAAATAGCCGTTGCTGATATTTTCACTGATAAGAAATCGTCAGGTATTTCCACAATATTGGTCAGTGCTAATTTATTATGTCTGGAATCAATTTACTTGCCAAATATTAATATAGCAAAAAAAGAACTAATAAAGTAAACATATCAAAGCAATTCTAATTTATTGAACGGTTTTGCCATGCcgtttatgtaactgtaaatatttgaacaaaCTTGACACGATAGAGCCGATATTCGAATGAGTAACTCCTTTTAGTTGACCATAAAGGTAAATGCgtttattacaaattattaatgATAGTAAtggaaataccaataaaacGCCGAATATATGGCActtagtataataaaataataggtctacaactttgcctccgtttttttgtaaatttaagttttttttttcacttaggacagcctcaccgtacgtatccgaaagcatgcGATGAgcttcagccgcacttttcttggaattaaaaaataaaagcaaaatttcccggattaatgttgacaaaaatgtccaagatcgatataaaacgatttaatcgatttaatcgaccagtgattgaccctagagacatctattggaaaacggcgaaagcaaagttgtagacctaataatatattttcgcaGTCACGATGTGGGTTCTCAACTGCTCCGAGCATTACCAAAGGTTAGCTAGGTTCGCTAACTAGTTTTTCTTTATCTTAGCAGGTTTACAAAATgcgtatataaatttcatttttatttattatttataaatgatttCAATTCATTAAAATCTCAACTATACCTATTATCAATAGTTTATTATTTGCTCCAATGCAGATCACTTAAAAATCATATCTTATCTTACACTCATTATTTCACTCGCAAACTACTTCAAGTAACTgtcaatatatgtaaatataataatggaAATCTACACCGCTCCGAATTAAATTCTTATAATAATTGTAGAACAGAATAGTGATATGAATAGATAAGTAGTATATTTGATAAGGCGTCAACTAATTAACtttcactgttttatttataaaaaattatcctttattcattaaaattaataaattattaataaaatatatatattatattgtaaatttattttaatgtgcCATGACATCCATTATTATCCATTCCAGCATTTGACATCAATTTAGCAACAGTTTCCAGCGGCTTCAGCTCTCTTACTATTAATGGATTTTTATTGGTATATACAGTAGGTAGCCActtgagttaaaaaaaatttctgaacATAAATTTACTGTAGCCCTAAAATACTTAGCAGTTCTTAAGAAACACTTGAGAATGTCAATTTATGAAGAACATAAATTTAATGATTAAAATACAAACGTATGGTATAATTGGGTATAGTATACTAGTAGCTTGCGTGTCGCCTATTGTTTAGATAAGCGCCGATAAGTCAGGTGCGGTAGCACCAAAAATCAATTTGCTGCTTAAAATTCCCGACAatctaaaattgtattatatttgcGATTAAATTTATGATATCGgcgataaattttatattttagtagcCTTTATTAAtagcttttaaaaatttcacattttccaagtttttgtttttataccctgaacagacatgGTATATTAAgcttgtcacgatgtttgtaacacccagaaggaagcgtcggagaccctataaagtatatatataaatgatcagtatgttgagctgagtcgatttaaccatgtccgtctgtctgtccgtctatatatatacgaactagtccttcagtttttaagatatcattttgaaattttgcagatgttattttctcttcaagaagctgctcatttgtcggaactgccgatatcggatcactatatcatatagctgccatacaaactgaacgatcggaatcaagggcttgtatggaaaacttccgcattttactacatatcttcacgaaatttggtgtgagttattgttcatagaaataaacaCATAGTCTCTAAAAGAAatgcttcggtacagccgattTTTCTTGTTTCACCTTGAATACATATATTGACTTGAACATATATAAGTCGAATACATTTTCCATATAGTTAGATCTTACAGCGCTGTAGCTGTAGGTTAGTGTAATTGGCGTAGATACTGTTTAGCCGATAATAGCCGAAGTAGTAATAGGTTAAAGATCTGAATTATTTCTTAAAGTAAGTTTTCCTTGCTTAACTATGCTCTGgaatatatatttccatatttcaGTTATGTTTGGACAGTTCAGAATTACAAATGACAAAATTGAATGAACCCGAAACTAGCTTATTCCTTACCTTTTTCTAAAACAGAGTCATTTATGACCATGTTTGCTTTACAAAGAAAAGGTCGACAATTCAGACGAAGGGGTTATTGAAACTTCTCTTAATCTCTAAAAAACACTCTGTACATATCTATGCCTGCATTCCTTTTTAATGAATTATAGTTACTGAGCTTTAGAGGAACTTTCGGTAAAGCTCGGTGTATTTCAGAAACATTGTATCACTAAGTAATAACCATCTAAGAAATaataggtaaagatccttctcCATAAGAGATGATTTGGTGCAGTATTTCGAGTCGcacaaaaattttcatttccggTTCGGAACATTGTGCTTTAAACAGACTCAAACGAGCTACTTTCTAGTTCAGGAGTTGAATGTGAAACTTCTTTACAGAAGATAAATTATACTTATACAAAAGACAAAGCAGAGCTTAAGTCCAGCTCCACACGATCACATTTCGAACTCTCTTTTACACCCTCAACATTATTAGTTTTGTGCGGCTTTACACCTCCGCTTTGCACATTTCGACCGCAGCTCTTTTCGCGtcgcagaaaatattaaaagattaCATATTTACTCATTGCTAAAGTCGGCACATTCGCTTTCAATCACAATtacaagcatatacatacacacacatatgtgtagGCGCCTTTAAATAAATGCTAATATCTAACAAGCTGTCTGCGGTGTCTGCTTTCACTTTAGCTGATTTACCATACACAACAACAGCTGTTGCGGAAATTGTCAGCGTCAACGCAGCCGCTACTCAGTTGAGCGAATGCGATCATAACGAATTAATGTCACTTATCATATAAACAGCTAGTAGGATTTGCTGTCAACACACAGGCAAACATACAAATACTCACTTCACATACACATACGCACATGAGCTCGTGCATACAGTGTGGCAGGTAGTCAATGTGTAACTCAGGTTGTGTGGGgactgctatatatgtatgtatgtatgctggcATATTCAGTTGCCGCGCTATAGCGAGAGTGAGCAATGCGCATGGAAGCGTATGCACTTGATGAGCTTATATCCGTTGCAGGTGGGCACGTAACCATGGCATTTAGGATATGCTATACGACATCTATGCCATGGAAATGCTTGTGTGCATGTTCAGTTCAGTTTTATTAAAAGCaacatttttcgaaataattacGTGCTAAACAAGTTCGTATTTATTGCGCACGCTTTAATATAGATAGAGTTAAAAATTTATGTGTAATCAAAAAATTTTcccaacaataaaatattttttaaaaactgtgtaaataatttgataaaatgttttcttaatttattttattttttttttgctattttttttacttttcttaacAAAAGCTTGAGCACCTGTTATACTAAGAAGCATTACCATAGCTACTTTCATAGATACgcaatttaatttttcgtacTCAACTAGCGGTCAACACACTGCACCTTCTCACATGACTGATACTAATTTCCTTGCAGCTCAAGCAAAATATTTACTCTTTTAATAGCAAGTTCTAATTAAATGGGTGTTTAGGTACTCCTACATAACTGATACCCTTGTATGCACTTCTTTGATGATGACGCATGTGggtttatttatcaaaaataaagtgaaacttCGGTGTCGCCAATGAGCAGCTGCCAATTAGTGCAGTCAATACTATTTACAGaaatcataattaaataaaatgttgtttgtaATGCACATGTGGAATAGTGCTTACTTAGTGCAGAGAGAGAATATTATGTAACGAAACTCTCTATTTTGATTAATAATGGAAtgtcaatacaaaaataaattcaattaaaacgagtaaggaaaggctaagttcgggtgcaaccaaagatttctctcgcaatttattgctatattattattattattaagatcacacacaatttgacccatatattcggcagaaagtccaatagaaaaacgaaaatcatcatatatattatattagggttaaggtaattcctgaaccgatttcacccattttcatcaccaacatacattatatctgatATATATGCTTAATTTGgctaattttcatattaaccgatttataagctattaagcccatcgtaatttggaaaatcctataattagctatatgcgAACTAaaggaagttatgaaccgattttaaccatttctggtacagagacacactattagaagaaaacgatttcccctgaattaaattaagatatctaagagatttgccgatattttcggtgaaaaattaacataaGGCACAAAGTTCttcgtattcgatatatggggcattgaaGAGTTGTAGTCtgatttcgtaaattttttcacaagtaatgccacagattatacagtatttctgtaaagttttatttcgctatctttctTGGTTCCTTAGGTATATCTTATAAAGATCTTATAAAGattatccttcataccaaattttacttcaatagcttaatttatggcttagttatagctctttatatgttttcggttattgccattttgtaggcgtggtcaggcagttgtccgattttgcccattttcgaaagccacTCTCTCACTCTcccatgtgtgccaagtttcgtcaagatatatcaatttttactcaagttatccgttgcacggacggacggacagatagacattcggatttctcGTCTCGtcgtcctgatcattttgatataactAACTCggttagttttatgacttacaagacttgcgagagtataaaaataatagaaatttaataaatattataaaatagacGGTATGAACATAACATAACTCATCTAAtagctttatatatgtacatatgtataaacacttCCGCACGAGTACATAAACAActcgcaacaacaaatatgctgTATTAGCTCTCAATGTAAACTcacactaaaaaaaaattatctaaaaatagATTACCATGTTCGAAAAGCCCCCCAACTGCCGCCACTAATGATTATCCCACACCTTAATTACACAGTACGGCGCAATGTGCAGCGCATTAAGCCCCCACCGCTCCAacttaattaacatttaaattaattaacctcATTTACGTATTTCacaaatttgttgttggtgttgtttgtgTAGGAGGCAACTCTAGCTACGCATACAACCTCTAGTGCGAGTATATTAGCCGCTGCGggagaaatttatgaaatttccaTAACTCCAACACATGGCACAGTCACAGTTCAGTTCAGCTCAGCTGACAGCTGACGGTTGTCA belongs to Zeugodacus cucurbitae isolate PBARC_wt_2022May chromosome 6, idZeuCucr1.2, whole genome shotgun sequence and includes:
- the LOC105211630 gene encoding foot protein 1 variant 1; protein product: MKCAWKVLAVCLLLQSVCGYLPLNNESEIPEGAKILKENAETLFGAIFNPTQRKELSISNTIDQDILQEVCADLYVGQVESIMYVGGYGIRNCVRINNFLMEIYMKLYGVEQIQQQFLEGIQQCSVEFSTSAEVKCYTNLISQLFRELNSVSEDIPHSEQVCLGFKLQQMLRKLAKAATKYERCLSINSSNNSTQPPVVRPTWVPPQWNSTWAPPQWNSTWAPPQWNTTWAPPIWNSTWAPPQWNSTWASPQWNSTWAPPQWNTTWAPPQWNSTWAPPQWNSTWAPPQWNTTWAPPQWNSTWAPPQWNSTWAPPNWNSTWAPPQWNTTWAPPQWNSTWAPPQWNTTWAPPIWNSTWAPPQWNSTWAPPQWNSTWAPPNWNSTWAPPQWNSTWAPPQWNTTWAPPIWNSTWAPPQWNSTWAPPQWNTTWTPPQWNSTWAPPNWNSTWAPPQWNSTWAPPQWNTTWAPPIWNSTWAPPQWNSTWAPPQWNSTWAPPQWNSTWASPNWNSTWAPPIWNSTWAPPQWNSTWASPQWNSTWAPPQWNSTWTPPQWNTTEATPQWNTTSDGNSTQASLNTTESTQISVTTESNAEIGSQPWGRKIWHKIENIFH